The following are encoded together in the Salmonella enterica subsp. enterica serovar Choleraesuis genome:
- a CDS encoding GntP family transporter has protein sequence MSTSALLLIALASVILLLFLVIKAKAHPFVALLIVSLLVAFATGIPADKIITTIEKGMGGLLGHIASIIILGSMLGVLIEISGGAEALAKTLTGVLGSKRTIAALTIVAFILGMPVFFEVGFIIIIPLIYGFSKVAHVSPLKFGLPMAGVMLTVHVALPTHPGAAAAAGILHSDIGWLMLAGIGVSVLVGIVGYFVARAMNKRNYHLSINVLEKQQIAEAPDLSVGAQHASLPPPHAMTIAGLILVPIVLIVSGTLCQALMAPESSLRQMMTVIGTPPVALLISLGLASWTLGIRRRMSLKKLGEVTSSAIPSSADVILVAGAGGAFGGVLVASGIGNALAQALETIHLPLMPAAFLISLVLRASQGSATVAILTTSGLLSQAVVGLDQLQLVLVTLSTCFGALGLSHVNDAGFWVVTRYLGLSVSDGLKTWTALTTVMGVTGFVITWAIWFAI, from the coding sequence ATGTCTACATCGGCGCTGTTGCTGATTGCGCTCGCCAGCGTAATTTTGCTGCTATTTTTGGTTATTAAAGCTAAAGCCCATCCGTTTGTGGCTTTATTAATCGTCAGCTTATTAGTGGCATTTGCGACCGGCATTCCGGCGGATAAAATAATCACCACCATTGAAAAAGGGATGGGGGGATTATTAGGCCATATCGCCAGTATTATTATCCTCGGTTCGATGCTGGGCGTGCTGATTGAAATATCCGGCGGTGCCGAAGCTTTGGCAAAAACGTTGACCGGCGTATTAGGCTCAAAAAGAACGATTGCCGCGCTAACTATTGTGGCGTTTATTCTCGGGATGCCGGTATTTTTCGAGGTCGGCTTTATTATCATCATTCCGCTAATTTATGGGTTTAGTAAAGTTGCCCACGTTTCGCCGCTAAAATTCGGCCTGCCGATGGCCGGGGTAATGCTCACGGTACACGTTGCTTTGCCAACCCACCCCGGTGCTGCGGCCGCGGCCGGAATACTACACAGCGATATTGGCTGGCTGATGCTGGCCGGGATTGGCGTATCCGTGCTGGTAGGGATAGTGGGTTATTTCGTTGCCAGAGCGATGAATAAACGCAATTACCATTTATCCATTAACGTGCTCGAAAAGCAGCAAATCGCCGAGGCGCCTGATTTATCGGTAGGCGCGCAGCACGCCAGCTTACCGCCGCCTCATGCCATGACCATCGCCGGGCTGATTCTGGTGCCAATCGTGCTGATCGTTTCGGGGACGTTATGCCAGGCGCTGATGGCTCCTGAAAGCTCGCTGCGTCAGATGATGACGGTGATTGGTACTCCGCCAGTTGCTCTGCTTATCTCTTTGGGCCTGGCCAGCTGGACGCTGGGTATCCGCCGCCGGATGAGCCTGAAAAAACTGGGTGAGGTGACCAGCAGCGCGATCCCTTCTTCGGCTGATGTTATCCTGGTTGCCGGAGCCGGGGGCGCGTTCGGCGGTGTGCTGGTGGCGTCCGGAATCGGTAACGCGCTGGCCCAGGCGCTGGAGACGATTCATCTGCCTTTGATGCCCGCCGCGTTTTTGATTTCGCTGGTATTACGTGCCTCACAGGGATCGGCAACGGTGGCTATTCTGACAACCTCGGGGCTGCTTTCTCAGGCGGTAGTCGGTCTGGACCAGTTGCAGCTGGTGCTAGTGACCTTATCAACCTGCTTCGGGGCGCTGGGGCTGTCTCATGTGAATGATGCGGGTTTCTGGGTAGTCACTCGTTATCTGGGTCTGTCGGTTTCTGATGGGTTAAAAACCTGGACGGCCTTAACCACGGTGATGGGCGTAACCGGCTTTGTGATTACCTGGGCAATTTGGTTCGCTATTTGA
- a CDS encoding MarR family transcriptional regulator — MNSVNKTPDVADTDAAFHREEFPFYWIVNVYARYTQVMEVSLKKIQLDVSRFRVLMITHQYGQASISQISEYAMAKMPTVTKIVGRLRDDGLVTTDRSEQDARVTVVMLTAAGKAKIEEAHALTRKVFDKGFKGMSSAQVEKMNLSLSKVLDNLNEL, encoded by the coding sequence ATGAACTCAGTTAACAAAACACCGGATGTTGCAGATACGGATGCGGCTTTTCACCGCGAGGAGTTCCCGTTTTACTGGATTGTGAATGTCTACGCGCGCTATACCCAGGTAATGGAAGTGAGTCTGAAAAAGATCCAGTTGGATGTTTCACGCTTCCGGGTGTTGATGATTACTCATCAGTACGGCCAGGCCAGTATTTCTCAGATCTCCGAATATGCGATGGCCAAGATGCCGACGGTGACCAAAATCGTTGGCCGATTGCGTGATGATGGCCTGGTGACGACCGACCGTAGCGAGCAGGATGCGCGCGTCACGGTAGTGATGCTGACCGCCGCCGGAAAGGCGAAAATTGAAGAAGCCCACGCTTTGACGCGCAAAGTTTTCGATAAAGGCTTTAAGGGTATGAGCAGCGCTCAGGTGGAGAAGATGAATCTGTCGCTGTCCAAAGTGTTGGATAATCTTAATGAATTGTGA
- a CDS encoding hydroxypyruvate isomerase: MPKFAANLTMLFTELPFLDRFAAAAEAGFDGVEFLFPYAYDARQIKERLDENNLQLVLFNTAPGDADAGEWGVAAVPGKESLAREHIHQALDYACALDCPQVHVMAGVVQPGMARELCERVFIDNMRYAAELFAQKDKRLLIEALNPDTKPNYLYHSQYQTLDMIKRIDRPNVFTQLDFYHAQKVDGNLSRLITEFAGKYQHIQIASLPDRHEPDEGEINYDWIYDLLDKTGYQGWIGCEYIPRADTLSGLGWFSQFRSQ; encoded by the coding sequence ATGCCAAAATTTGCCGCTAACTTAACCATGCTGTTTACCGAACTGCCCTTTTTAGACCGCTTTGCCGCGGCGGCTGAGGCGGGGTTTGATGGGGTCGAGTTTTTATTTCCTTACGCTTATGACGCCCGGCAGATAAAAGAACGCCTGGATGAGAACAATCTCCAGCTGGTGCTGTTTAATACCGCACCGGGTGATGCCGATGCTGGAGAATGGGGGGTGGCTGCGGTACCGGGTAAAGAATCTTTGGCCCGGGAGCATATCCACCAGGCGCTGGACTACGCCTGTGCCCTGGACTGCCCGCAGGTGCACGTCATGGCGGGCGTTGTACAGCCAGGCATGGCGCGTGAACTTTGCGAGCGCGTTTTTATTGATAACATGCGTTATGCGGCAGAGTTATTTGCCCAAAAAGATAAACGCCTGTTAATTGAGGCCCTTAACCCCGATACCAAGCCGAATTATCTGTACCATAGCCAGTATCAGACCCTGGACATGATTAAGCGGATCGACCGGCCAAATGTATTTACTCAGTTAGATTTTTATCACGCCCAGAAAGTGGATGGTAACTTAAGCCGATTAATTACCGAATTCGCTGGGAAATATCAGCATATTCAGATTGCCTCCTTGCCGGATCGTCATGAGCCGGATGAAGGGGAAATTAATTACGACTGGATTTATGACCTGCTGGATAAAACCGGATATCAAGGATGGATTGGTTGTGAATATATTCCAAGAGCCGATACGCTATCCGGGCTTGGCTGGTTTTCCCAGTTTCGCAGTCAATAA
- a CDS encoding putative ABC transporter ATP-binding protein, which yields MISLKNIHFNYAGSAIGLRDINLEIARGELVVVIGPSGCGKTTLARLCNGLIPHIYPGELSGTLQFDGRDASELAGWEIGQQTGVIFQDPRSQFFTDCVQDELVFELENYGTPPAKMHSRLAITLQNMALNDYQMAPLNTLSSGLKQKVALAAAVMAKPERFVMDEPTANLDIAGVLQLQKEISRLKHQGKTLLIVEHRIAYLMDLADRIIYMSDGEIRHIFTPAQLRALPVEQRQRLGIAPLDLYDGKITATAPPASAPLLEVQNLSVAWRRRKVLNDINFTLHSGEVIGLTGANGCGKTTLARSIMGLQKPASGTCRIHPTPESACPAWMVMQDTVYQLFSDSVYNEMLLNAKGKQPQHKAKRLLKAFGLWELRAQHPATLSGGQKQRLTIALGLMQRASLIILDEPTSGLDGQNAQRIGEAINHLADSGHGVLIITHDPLLIAQTCQRLLTLSDGKLSSDTELTQLNYRQLVERVQEVSAGYAS from the coding sequence ATGATTAGTTTAAAAAACATTCACTTTAATTACGCAGGAAGCGCGATCGGGTTAAGAGATATCAACCTGGAAATTGCCCGTGGTGAATTAGTGGTGGTAATTGGCCCTTCCGGATGCGGTAAAACCACGCTGGCCCGGCTGTGCAATGGCCTGATTCCACACATTTATCCAGGGGAACTGAGCGGCACGTTACAATTTGACGGGCGTGATGCCAGCGAGCTAGCCGGATGGGAAATCGGCCAGCAAACCGGCGTGATATTTCAGGACCCGCGCAGCCAGTTTTTTACCGACTGCGTACAGGACGAACTGGTTTTTGAGCTGGAAAACTATGGGACGCCACCGGCAAAGATGCATTCGCGCTTAGCCATTACGCTGCAAAATATGGCGCTCAATGACTATCAAATGGCACCGCTCAACACCCTGTCCAGCGGCCTGAAACAGAAGGTGGCCCTGGCAGCGGCAGTGATGGCAAAACCCGAGCGCTTTGTGATGGATGAACCCACCGCTAACCTCGACATCGCAGGCGTTCTCCAGCTACAGAAGGAGATCTCCCGCCTAAAACACCAGGGCAAAACCCTGCTCATTGTCGAACACCGTATCGCCTATTTGATGGATCTTGCCGACCGAATTATTTATATGAGCGACGGAGAGATTCGGCATATATTTACTCCGGCGCAGCTACGCGCCCTGCCCGTAGAACAGCGCCAGCGCCTGGGAATTGCCCCGCTCGACCTCTACGATGGCAAAATCACCGCAACCGCACCGCCCGCTTCGGCCCCGTTACTTGAGGTGCAGAATTTATCTGTCGCCTGGCGTCGCCGTAAGGTGCTCAATGATATCAATTTCACGCTGCACTCCGGCGAAGTGATAGGGCTGACGGGGGCTAACGGCTGCGGAAAAACCACCCTCGCCCGCAGCATCATGGGCCTGCAAAAACCAGCCTCAGGAACCTGCCGCATTCATCCAACCCCGGAGAGCGCCTGCCCCGCCTGGATGGTTATGCAAGACACGGTGTATCAACTGTTTAGCGACAGCGTTTACAACGAGATGCTGCTCAACGCCAAAGGAAAACAACCCCAGCACAAAGCCAAACGGCTATTGAAAGCCTTTGGCTTATGGGAACTCCGCGCACAACATCCGGCTACGCTATCCGGCGGCCAAAAACAGCGGCTCACCATCGCTCTTGGCCTGATGCAACGGGCATCGCTGATCATTTTGGATGAACCGACCTCTGGCCTGGACGGACAAAATGCACAGCGTATTGGCGAGGCCATAAACCACCTGGCCGACAGCGGCCACGGCGTATTGATAATCACCCACGATCCGCTGCTGATAGCACAAACCTGCCAACGGTTACTCACCCTATCCGACGGAAAATTGAGTTCCGACACTGAGCTAACTCAGCTTAATTACCGACAGTTGGTCGAGAGGGTGCAGGAAGTTTCGGCAGGTTATGCCAGCTGA
- a CDS encoding DeoR family transcriptional regulator encodes MIPVERHQRILALLEQRGAISINELTELLGVSHMTIRRDVGKLEEEGLLVSVSGGVRTVSRLASEPSHQVKSTLNSDEKRAIGQLAAEKIPANSCIYLDAGTTTLELAKELLERDDLLIVTNDFEITQLLITSSQCQVIHTGGTLSRENRSSVGESAARTLRHLAIDIAFISASGWDARGIFTPDENKVTVKETASRVSAKSILLCDSSKFNQVATYMALPLSRFTTIISDRHLSDAVCANINKHSCEVLRA; translated from the coding sequence GTGATTCCAGTAGAACGACATCAGCGCATTCTGGCGCTGCTCGAACAGCGTGGAGCCATTAGTATTAACGAACTGACCGAGCTGTTGGGCGTATCGCACATGACCATCCGTCGCGATGTCGGCAAACTGGAAGAAGAAGGATTACTGGTTAGCGTATCCGGCGGCGTGCGCACCGTCAGCCGCCTGGCGAGCGAACCGAGCCACCAGGTAAAAAGCACCTTAAATAGCGATGAGAAACGCGCTATCGGCCAGCTGGCCGCAGAGAAGATCCCGGCTAATAGCTGTATCTACCTCGATGCCGGCACCACTACCCTGGAGCTGGCGAAAGAGCTTCTTGAGCGCGATGACCTGCTCATCGTCACCAATGATTTTGAAATTACCCAGCTGCTGATAACCTCCAGCCAATGTCAGGTCATCCACACCGGCGGCACGCTGTCGCGGGAAAACCGCTCCAGCGTTGGCGAGTCCGCTGCCCGCACCCTGCGCCATCTGGCCATCGATATCGCTTTCATCTCCGCCAGCGGCTGGGACGCGCGCGGCATCTTCACTCCGGATGAAAACAAAGTCACCGTTAAAGAAACCGCCAGCCGCGTCAGCGCCAAAAGCATCCTGCTGTGCGACAGCTCCAAGTTTAACCAGGTCGCCACCTACATGGCCCTGCCCCTCTCCCGCTTCACCACTATTATCTCCGACAGGCATCTGTCCGATGCGGTCTGCGCCAATATCAATAAACATAGCTGTGAAGTGCTGCGGGCTTAA
- a CDS encoding oxidoreductase yields MTTQPYNVCVIGLGSMGMGAARSCIQAGLNTWGVDLNPAACRALTESGAKGAGDSARSYAAELDAVVLLVVNAAQVNAILFGENALAPALKPGTAVMVSSTISSADACQIAARLEEYNLLMLDAPVSGGAVKAAAGEMTVMASGSEQAFERLAPVLDAVAGKVYRIGHEIGQGSTVKIVHQLLAGVHIAVAAEAMALAARAGIPLDTMYDVVTHAAGNSWMFENRMQHVLDGDYSPKSAVDIFVKDLGLVSDTARSLKFPLPLASTALNMFTSASNAGFGREDDSAVIKIFNGIDLPAKNQ; encoded by the coding sequence ATGACTACGCAACCCTATAACGTCTGTGTCATCGGTCTTGGCTCAATGGGGATGGGGGCGGCGCGCTCCTGTATTCAGGCCGGGCTAAATACCTGGGGTGTGGATCTTAACCCCGCCGCTTGCCGCGCTTTAACAGAGTCCGGCGCTAAAGGGGCCGGAGATAGCGCGCGCTCTTACGCGGCGGAGCTGGACGCGGTGGTGTTGCTGGTGGTCAATGCAGCCCAGGTGAATGCCATTCTGTTTGGTGAAAATGCCCTGGCGCCCGCGCTGAAACCGGGAACGGCGGTCATGGTGTCGTCGACCATTTCGTCGGCTGATGCCTGCCAGATTGCGGCACGGCTGGAGGAATATAACCTGCTGATGCTGGATGCCCCGGTTTCTGGTGGCGCGGTGAAAGCCGCCGCCGGTGAAATGACCGTAATGGCCTCCGGAAGCGAACAGGCCTTTGAGCGCCTGGCTCCGGTGCTGGATGCGGTCGCCGGAAAGGTTTATCGCATCGGCCATGAAATTGGTCAGGGATCGACGGTCAAAATAGTTCATCAGCTGCTTGCCGGGGTGCATATTGCCGTGGCCGCCGAAGCGATGGCGCTGGCAGCCCGCGCCGGTATTCCTCTGGATACGATGTATGACGTGGTGACCCATGCGGCCGGGAATTCGTGGATGTTTGAAAACCGCATGCAGCACGTGCTGGACGGCGATTACTCACCAAAGTCTGCGGTCGATATCTTTGTGAAAGATCTGGGCCTGGTGAGCGATACCGCCCGCTCGCTGAAGTTCCCGCTACCGCTGGCCAGTACCGCGCTGAATATGTTTACGTCAGCCAGTAATGCCGGGTTCGGGCGCGAAGATGACAGTGCGGTGATTAAAATTTTTAACGGCATCGATTTGCCGGCGAAAAATCAGTAA
- a CDS encoding membrane protein produces MTTRKLVPRDYIAIGLYSVLLFIINAIVMVVLTPVINYAMAFVFGICLFFTAIVYLLMAIRVSKRGTLLMMALTIGLFYTLLGAPFMLLFFALAGLAGEATLWPGDQQRSQYSSIKRQALAYAVYGAIQCNGIFIMIRLFGTQYFEQGHKSPQEVAQLLYFSHSANWLLINAAFSFGCALLGCMFAHTLLKKHFYKSGFLTIKNKEK; encoded by the coding sequence ATGACTACTCGAAAACTCGTCCCCAGAGACTATATTGCTATCGGTCTGTATTCGGTATTGCTTTTTATCATTAACGCCATCGTCATGGTCGTTTTAACACCTGTCATCAATTACGCCATGGCCTTTGTGTTTGGGATATGCCTGTTTTTTACGGCTATCGTCTATTTATTAATGGCAATTCGGGTATCCAAACGCGGCACATTATTGATGATGGCGCTGACTATCGGGCTGTTTTATACCCTGCTCGGCGCACCGTTTATGCTGCTATTTTTCGCCCTTGCCGGGCTGGCGGGGGAAGCCACCCTCTGGCCGGGAGACCAGCAACGCAGCCAGTACTCAAGTATTAAACGCCAGGCGCTGGCTTATGCGGTTTATGGCGCTATTCAATGCAACGGAATATTTATCATGATCCGCCTGTTTGGTACCCAATATTTTGAGCAGGGGCATAAAAGCCCACAGGAAGTGGCTCAATTATTGTATTTTTCCCACTCTGCAAACTGGTTATTAATCAACGCCGCGTTTTCATTTGGCTGTGCCTTACTGGGCTGCATGTTTGCCCACACCCTGCTGAAAAAACACTTTTATAAGTCTGGATTCCTGACTATTAAGAATAAAGAAAAATAA
- a CDS encoding class II aldolase, with the protein MTEQQLRDEMVHIGASLFSRGYATGSAGNLSLLLPDGNVLATPTGSCLGELQAETLSVVTPEGEWISGSKPSKEVAFHRAIYLNNPDCKAIVHLHSHYLTALSCLEDLDTGNCIRPFTPYVVMRVGDVPVVPYYRPGDNRIADDLARLAPDYRAFLLANHGPVVTGSSLREATNNTEELEETARLIFTLGDRRIRYLTSDEIDELG; encoded by the coding sequence ATGACTGAACAACAACTGCGCGATGAAATGGTGCATATTGGCGCATCGCTGTTTTCCCGGGGCTATGCCACCGGTTCCGCAGGTAATCTTTCGTTACTTTTGCCGGACGGCAATGTACTGGCCACGCCCACCGGCTCGTGCCTGGGAGAGCTACAGGCGGAAACACTATCGGTGGTGACGCCGGAAGGTGAGTGGATATCCGGGAGTAAGCCGTCCAAAGAGGTGGCATTTCACCGGGCTATCTACCTGAATAACCCGGACTGTAAGGCGATTGTGCACCTGCATAGCCATTATCTGACGGCGCTATCGTGCCTGGAGGATTTGGATACCGGTAACTGCATCCGGCCATTTACTCCTTATGTGGTGATGCGGGTGGGTGATGTGCCGGTGGTGCCCTATTACCGCCCTGGCGATAATCGTATTGCCGATGACCTGGCCCGTCTGGCACCAGATTATCGGGCATTTTTGCTGGCGAATCATGGCCCGGTGGTCACCGGATCGTCATTGCGGGAAGCCACGAATAATACCGAAGAGCTGGAAGAAACTGCGCGCTTGATCTTCACCCTGGGAGACCGAAGGATCCGTTACCTGACGTCTGATGAAATTGACGAACTGGGATAA
- a CDS encoding membrane protein, which translates to MQLGVIADDFTGATDIASFLVTNGMSTVQLNGIPEQHFEVNSEAVVISLKSRSCPADLAVSQALAALEWLRERGCQQFYFKYCSTFDSTAEGNIGPVLDALLEALGEELTVISPALPVNGRTVYQGYLFVGEQLLNESGMRHHPVTPMKDAHLGRLIEQQAHGEAGLIPFSIIEKGPQAVADELDRLRQSGVCYAVLDALNEQHLLTQGQALRNMKLVSGGSGLAIGLARDWSQRGGQSQESSLAGMPVAGRAVVLSGSCSLMTNAQVAAYKQLAPARAVDVAACFANLAGYAAELSDWVCSHADAPLAPMVYATMEPEALKRSQQQYGDKASSERVEQLFAALAAGLQAQGFTRFIVAGGETSSIVSQTLGVEAFHIGPVISPGVPWVRDTRQPLSLALKSGNFGDEQFFARSQQEFPV; encoded by the coding sequence ATGCAACTTGGCGTTATTGCTGATGACTTTACCGGTGCCACCGATATCGCCAGTTTTCTGGTGACGAATGGAATGTCGACGGTGCAGCTAAACGGCATCCCGGAGCAGCACTTTGAGGTCAACAGTGAGGCGGTGGTTATCAGCCTGAAAAGCCGCTCCTGCCCGGCGGATTTAGCTGTGAGTCAGGCGCTGGCCGCGCTGGAGTGGCTGCGCGAGCGCGGCTGCCAGCAGTTCTATTTTAAATACTGCTCTACCTTTGATAGTACCGCGGAAGGCAATATCGGCCCGGTACTGGATGCGCTGCTGGAGGCATTGGGTGAGGAGCTGACGGTTATCTCGCCCGCTCTGCCGGTTAACGGGCGCACCGTGTATCAGGGCTATCTGTTTGTCGGTGAGCAACTGCTCAATGAATCCGGGATGCGTCATCATCCAGTCACTCCGATGAAAGATGCCCATCTTGGCCGATTAATTGAGCAGCAGGCTCATGGTGAGGCCGGGCTGATTCCCTTTTCTATTATCGAGAAAGGGCCGCAGGCGGTGGCCGATGAGCTGGACAGGCTGCGTCAGTCGGGCGTGTGTTACGCCGTGCTGGATGCGCTGAATGAGCAGCATCTGCTGACTCAGGGCCAGGCGCTGCGCAATATGAAACTGGTGTCCGGCGGCTCCGGGCTGGCGATTGGTCTGGCGCGCGACTGGTCGCAGCGCGGTGGTCAGTCTCAGGAGAGCTCGCTGGCGGGAATGCCGGTGGCCGGGCGCGCCGTGGTGTTGTCCGGCTCCTGTTCGCTGATGACGAATGCCCAGGTCGCTGCCTATAAACAGCTGGCCCCGGCGCGGGCGGTCGATGTGGCCGCCTGCTTCGCAAATCTGGCCGGTTATGCGGCAGAGTTAAGCGACTGGGTATGTTCTCATGCCGATGCCCCGCTGGCTCCCATGGTTTATGCCACGATGGAGCCGGAAGCGTTAAAACGCAGCCAGCAGCAGTATGGCGATAAGGCCAGCAGTGAGCGGGTTGAGCAGCTGTTTGCCGCCCTGGCCGCCGGGCTACAGGCCCAGGGATTTACGCGTTTTATCGTGGCGGGCGGAGAAACCTCAAGCATCGTGTCCCAGACATTAGGGGTAGAAGCTTTCCACATTGGCCCGGTGATATCGCCCGGCGTGCCGTGGGTGCGCGATACCCGTCAGCCGCTGTCGCTGGCGCTGAAGTCCGGTAATTTTGGCGATGAGCAGTTCTTTGCCCGTAGCCAGCAGGAGTTCCCGGTATGA
- a CDS encoding ferrichrome porin FhuA, producing the protein MTGIAGNNRETALGNTGTYAAKRSATATKTDTPLAKTPQAISVITKEELELKRPSTIKKALAYTPGVMSGSNGSSTLYDNVMMRGFNSMTQNIYLDGMKIQGDMYNEAKIDPYFLDRLEVLRGPASVLYGKSSPGGVIAGVSRRPQTTPVREIRLQAGNHHEWNTGFDFGDTLDDDETFAWRLTGIYHYNHSQQVGERERRYAIAPAFSWQPDENTRVLLLMNFQNEPRTGYYGFLPRTGTVDRGEFGKFSPSFNEGEPGYNRLSRQQRLVTLQFDHDFNENWSFRQIARYQHLSMDWHSIFGLGMCNPMSCQGISPGNWGRTLGRGFIQSQEKLDSFGSDSQLIGKLQFGHWHHTLLMGVDYSRLNNNMHNIRGLAAPLDAANPVYGNRWHQAMSDDNIQDKQNQSGIYLQDQIGWQRWMLTLGGRFDHSTVATHSRGTTNSHTHQVAHEFTSRAGLNYAFENGIAPYISYSESFEPNSGVDRNASSFKPSRGRQYEAGIKYLPEDRPYSASLAVYQLTKDNNLRPDPLSPTTNIQSGKIRSRGIELEGKAALTYNLNLTASYTYTDIHFRDDSPNNHHTPAGVPRQMASMWLDYTFNSGLLQGLTLGGGGRYVSSSNGDDANSFKVNHYALADTAIRYQLDRLGLPDSELALNVNNLFDKHYVSSCFSDAMCALGAERQILTTLTLRF; encoded by the coding sequence GTGACTGGAATTGCAGGGAATAACCGCGAAACCGCATTAGGCAATACCGGTACCTACGCCGCCAAACGGAGCGCCACCGCGACCAAAACCGACACTCCGCTGGCGAAAACGCCGCAGGCAATTTCGGTGATTACCAAGGAAGAGCTGGAGTTAAAGCGGCCATCCACCATTAAAAAGGCGCTGGCTTATACGCCGGGCGTGATGTCGGGATCAAACGGATCGTCCACGCTGTACGACAATGTGATGATGCGCGGTTTTAACAGCATGACCCAAAACATCTACCTCGATGGGATGAAGATTCAGGGGGATATGTACAACGAGGCGAAGATCGATCCTTATTTCCTGGATCGCCTTGAGGTCTTGCGCGGCCCGGCATCCGTGCTGTACGGAAAAAGCAGCCCCGGCGGAGTCATTGCCGGCGTTTCACGGCGGCCACAAACCACGCCGGTGCGTGAGATTCGGCTTCAGGCGGGTAATCATCATGAGTGGAATACCGGTTTCGACTTCGGCGACACGCTGGATGACGATGAAACATTCGCCTGGCGGCTGACCGGAATCTATCACTACAACCATTCACAGCAGGTCGGTGAGCGCGAACGCCGTTACGCTATCGCACCTGCGTTTAGCTGGCAACCGGACGAAAATACCCGCGTTCTGTTACTGATGAATTTTCAGAATGAGCCGCGCACCGGTTATTACGGATTCCTGCCCCGCACCGGTACTGTGGACAGGGGCGAGTTTGGTAAGTTTTCACCGTCGTTTAATGAGGGCGAGCCGGGATATAACCGTCTTTCGCGCCAGCAGCGTCTGGTCACGCTGCAATTTGACCATGACTTCAATGAAAACTGGTCATTCCGCCAGATTGCACGCTATCAACACCTGAGCATGGACTGGCACTCTATTTTTGGCCTCGGCATGTGTAACCCGATGAGCTGCCAGGGAATATCTCCGGGCAACTGGGGCCGCACGCTCGGGCGCGGTTTTATCCAGTCTCAGGAGAAGCTGGACTCATTTGGCAGCGACAGCCAGCTTATTGGCAAACTGCAATTTGGGCACTGGCATCACACCTTATTGATGGGGGTGGATTACTCCCGCCTGAATAACAATATGCACAATATTCGCGGCCTGGCCGCGCCGCTTGACGCCGCCAATCCGGTCTATGGAAATAGATGGCATCAGGCGATGAGTGACGACAATATTCAGGATAAACAGAACCAGAGCGGCATCTATTTGCAGGATCAAATCGGCTGGCAGCGCTGGATGTTAACGCTAGGTGGGCGCTTCGACCACAGCACGGTCGCGACCCACAGCCGCGGGACGACCAACAGCCACACCCATCAGGTGGCTCACGAATTTACCTCACGCGCCGGGCTTAACTATGCGTTTGAAAACGGAATTGCGCCCTACATCAGCTATAGCGAATCCTTCGAACCGAACAGTGGCGTGGACCGCAACGCTTCGTCTTTTAAACCTTCACGCGGAAGGCAGTATGAGGCGGGCATCAAATATCTGCCGGAAGACCGCCCCTATTCCGCCAGCCTGGCGGTTTACCAGCTGACCAAAGATAACAACCTGCGGCCCGACCCGCTTAGCCCAACCACCAATATTCAGAGCGGCAAGATCCGTTCGCGCGGCATTGAGCTGGAGGGGAAAGCGGCGCTCACTTATAACCTCAACCTGACCGCCAGTTACACCTATACCGATATCCATTTTCGTGACGACAGCCCTAACAATCACCACACACCGGCCGGGGTACCGCGCCAGATGGCATCAATGTGGCTGGATTACACCTTCAATAGCGGGCTGCTTCAGGGGCTGACCCTGGGCGGCGGCGGGCGTTATGTTTCTTCCAGCAATGGCGATGATGCCAACAGTTTTAAAGTGAATCACTACGCGCTGGCGGATACGGCGATTCGTTACCAGCTCGACAGGCTGGGCCTGCCGGACTCTGAGCTGGCGCTCAATGTGAATAATCTGTTCGACAAGCATTATGTCTCCAGCTGTTTTAGCGATGCCATGTGCGCATTAGGCGCAGAACGCCAGATACTCACCACGCTGACGCTACGCTTCTGA
- a CDS encoding cyanate transport, which translates to MNLNRFCYLLLLLAAAGSLFLPHPLIMWLLFANLLTLIIYGVDKLAAREDWRRVPELTLLAFGFVGGWVGAIFSQQIFRHKTQKQPFKTWFYISVILNLIIVLGGWYWMYGRF; encoded by the coding sequence ATGAACCTCAATCGCTTTTGCTACTTACTCTTGCTGCTGGCCGCCGCCGGGAGCCTGTTTCTGCCCCACCCGCTGATAATGTGGCTGCTATTCGCCAACCTGCTGACGCTGATTATCTATGGCGTGGATAAGCTGGCGGCCCGCGAGGACTGGCGTCGGGTACCGGAGCTGACGCTGCTGGCGTTCGGCTTTGTTGGCGGCTGGGTTGGCGCTATTTTCAGCCAGCAGATATTCCGCCATAAAACTCAAAAACAGCCGTTTAAAACCTGGTTCTATATCAGCGTGATATTGAACCTGATTATCGTGCTGGGCGGGTGGTACTGGATGTATGGCCGTTTCTGA